The Thermosynechococcus sp. CL-1 genomic interval ACAGCCCCCCAGTGAGTGGCAGCCTCATCTCATCTATTCATGGTCAGCAGTAGCAGGTTAAAGCGTCGATGGGTATCTTGGAAGATTTACGCCGTTTTCAAGTGTGAACATTCATTTATCCCACTACTTCTGGCCGAAAAAAGACACACTGGAGCGGCGTTGGCGTTAGCACAACAACACTGGCAATGGCGCGATCGCCCACGGGGAAACTGACTGCCCAATGTTCTAAAGGCTGAGCTGCTGTTCGCTGCCATACCCCGATCCCCTGAGCCTTGAGCCACGCTTCATAGTATGTCCATGCCTGGAGAAACGAGCGATCGCTCCCCTCTAATATCCTTTGTTGCAGAGCCGCCCCAAAAAACCGCCGACTAATGGCTGAACGCTGAGGACAGGGGCGCAAGATCTCTACATCTACCCCTACAGCCGCCCGGCCACTCACAGCCAACACTGCTAAGTTACCACTATGGCTCCAGTTAAATTCCAAAGCATCCAAATAGGGCTTACCCCCAGCGGTACGCGGTAGAGGCTTCTCGCCAAGATTCGGCTGATAGCGTCGTAAATAGGCGCGCAGGGTAACCTCACGGGGCACATCAGGGGGAAGCGTTAACCACCAAAGATGCAGCGCATGGGAATACAAGGTGAGATTGTCGTGTGGCGCCTGCCATTGAGGGGCAACAATCGGGGGTAGGGGGAAATCCCACACATTAGAGACTGAGGCGTTTTTTTAGTGACAATAGGTGAGTGCGGGGATTAATGGGGCTGCGGGGCAGCGGTAACTCAAAATTCGGCCAATTGGGCAGACTGGCACAGGGACAGTGTACAGGGGGTAACCCATGACAGGGTAGAGGCACAGGCATTTGGCAGCGGGCACAGGGGGTAATGTCCCAACAGTCGCTCAAGAGTTGCGTAATCGTCTCCGCCGTGTCCTCAAGAAAGCAGTCTCCTGCCTGACCAGAGATCACATAGGCCCAGCAGGCCTCAAAGGCTTGACTGTAGCGATCGCCCTGAAGGACAGGTTGCGGCAGCACCGTATGCGCTCCGCCCCAAATACACAGCCGTTTGCCCAGCTGAAACCAGTAGGCGAGATAGGACTTCACCTTTGCTTGGGCTGCCAAAAAGGCACAACCTTCCAGATCCGTCATTGACACAACCCTCGCTGCTGTACTTACTACCCTAGCGCAAGGAAACGAGGGCGATGCGTGCTAACGAATCAGTGCCGCCAAGGAAGCATCCAACTGTCCCCAACTGTGGCCATCAAGGGCTAACTGCTCAATGAGACTGGCCAAGCGCAATGCTTTGAGTGCCTGCTCCCCACCCACCGAGGGGGGTTGACCGCCACGGACGCAGTTGACGAAGTGCTCCAACTCGGCATGGAGAGGTTCAATATTGCTGGTATAGACCTTCTCAATGAGACCGTCTTGGCGGTAAAGAACTTGGCCATGATCGGCACTGCACGATGCGGTGGTTTTGCGGTGAATGAGAATCTCGTTTTTCAGGAAATCTGCCTCCGTGAGGGAATTTTTGCAGTGGGCAGCAATGCGCCGTTGTTTGCGGTGGGTGACTTTACTGGCTGTGAGGGTGGCAATAATGCCGTTGGCAAAGCCCAATGTGGCGGTCACGTAGTCCAGATACCCAGAGTTGGCAGAGCGACTGCCGGCGGCCGTTAGGCGCACCACCGGGGAATTGGTGAGTTCCAGCAACAGGTCAATGTCGTGAATCATTAAGTCGAGAACCACTGAGACATCATTGGCGCGATCGGAGTAGGGACTCATGCGATCGGCTTCAAGGGCAAGGATTTCCTCCGTGCGCAGAACTTTGCTCAGTTCTTGAAATGCAGGGTTAAATCGCTCAATATGTCCGACTTGGAGGATGCACTGGCACTCCGCTGCTGCGTTGACGAGGGATTCTGCTTCGCTAATACTGGCGGCAATCGGTTTTTCCACCAAGACATGTACCCCGTGGCGCAAGCAGGTAATGCCTACTTCATGGTGGAGACGGGTGGGCACGGCAATACACACCGCCTCAACGTGGGGCAGCAAATCAACATAGTTTTCAAAAAATTTCACCCGATATTTGCTAGCGGTATCAATGCCCCGCTCCAGATTCACGTCAGAGATGCCCACAAGTTCGACATCTTTGAGTAAACTCAAAACACGGGTGTGGTGCTGACCCATGTTGCCAACACCGATGACGCCAATGCGCAGTGGTTCGGGCTGGGGACGGACGGCAGAACTCATGTCTAGTTATTTCACTCCTCTACGCAACCGGGGAAGGGCTTGGTGTTGGCGATCGCCCGCCGTAAGTAGAAACTCACAGAATGAACATTTTCAGAAAGATGCTACCACAGCATTGCCAAATGTAAAGGTTTTGATAGACAGCTATGATGACGACACCAAAGGCCGTCGTGTTGCTCTCAGGGGGGTTAGACTCCAGCACGGTGTTATTTCGTGCCAAGGCACTGGGTTATGCTTGCTATGCCCTCTCCTTTGACTATGGGCAGCGCCATCGGCGGGAATTAGAAGCCGCGATCGCCATTGCCAGTGCCGCGGGGGTGATTCAGCATCAAATCCTCTCCTTGAATTTGCAGTTATGGGGCGGCTCTGCCTTGACTGATTTGACGATTGACTTGCCCCGCGATCGCGATCTGGCCACCATGAGCCAAGAGATTCCCATTACCTATGTCCCCGCCCGCAATACAATTTTCTTGAGTGTTGCCCTTGCCTATGCCGAAGCCCTAGGGGCGCAAACTGTGCACATTGGCGTCAATGCCCTCGATTACTCTGGCTATCCCGACTGTCGCCCCGACTATATTGCCGCAATGCAGGAGGTCTATCGCTTGGGTACCAAACAGGGGCGTGAAGGCCAGCCCATTGAAATTGTCACCCCCCTCATTGAACTTCACAAAAAAGACATCATTCGTCTGGGGAATGAGTACGGCGTTCCTTGGGAAAAAACTTGGTCCTGTTACAGCGATGACCAACAGGCCTGTGGTCGCTGCGATGCCTGTCGATTGCGTTTAGCGGCCTTTGCCGAGTTGGGTTTAGGGGATCCCTTGCCCTACGCGGTTCACCCCCCGCTCTAGGTTCGGTAAATCCCCCTTTTGCTCATGGCAGCAGCGATCGCACTATAGGAAGGAGAGAGGGTTAAGCCCAATATGGGTGCTGTGCCCCGCATCGAAGTTAGCCTGCAAAGGGAGTTTTCGTCGCTATGGCAAAAGTTGTCGGAATTGATCTGGGGACCACCAACTCCTGTGTGGCCGTCATGGAAGGGGGCAAGCCCACGGTTATTGCCAATGCTGAAGGGTTTCGGACAACGCCCTCCGTTGTTGCCTACACCAAAAATGGCGATCGCCTCGTGGGTCAAATTGCCAAACGGCAAGCAGTGATGAACCCCGAAAATACCTTTTATTCTGTGAAGCGCTTTATTGGCCGTCGCTTTGATGAAGTGACCCACGAAGCCACCGAGGTCTCCTACAAAGTTTTGAACGTCAATGGCAACGTTAAGCTGGATTGCCCTGCCCTTGGCAAACAGTTTGCCCCCGAAGAAATTTCTGCTCAAGTCTTGCGCAAACTAAAAGAGGATGCCAGCAAATATCTTGGCGAGGAAGTCACCCAAGCGGTGATTACTGTGCCCGCCTACTTCAATGACTCGCAGCGCCAAGCCACCAAAGACGCTGGCAAAATTGCCGGTCTTGAAGTGCTGCGGATCATCAACGAACCCACCGCCGCTTCCTTGGCCTATGGCCTAGATAAAAAAGCCAATGAAACCATCCTCGTCTTTGACCTTGGCGGTGGTACCTTTGACGTGTCCATCCTTGAAGTCGGTGATGGCGTTTTTGAAGTGCTCGCCACCTCCGGGGACACCCACCTTGGTGGTGACGACTTTGACAAGAAAATTGTGGACTACTTGGCTGAGTCCTTCCGTGCCCAAGAAGGCATTGACCTGCGCAAAGACAAACAGGCGCTGCAACGGCTGACGGAAGCGGCAGAAAAAGCCAAGATTGAACTTTCCAGCGTCATGCAAACGGAAATTAACCTGCCCTTCATTACTGCAACGCAGGATGGGCCTAAGCACCTCGACATGACGCTCACCCGCGCCAAATTTGAGGAACTCTGCTCTGACCTCATTGACCGTTGTCGCGTACCCGTTGAGCAAGCCCTCAGGGATGCCAAACTCAGCAAAGAGCAGATTGATGAAGTGGTGCTCGTCGGCGGTTCCACCCGCATTCCTGCCATCCAAGAGCTGGTCAAACGGCTATTGGGCAAAGACCCCAACCAGAGTGTGAACCCCGATGAAGTCGTGGCGGTGGGTGCCGCTATTCAAGCTGGGGTGCTGGCAGGGGAAGTGAAAGACATTCTTCTCCTCGATGTCACACCGCTGTCTTTGGGGGTGGAAACCCTTGGGGGTGTGATGACGAAAATTATTCCCCGCAACACCACGATCCCGACGAAAAAATCTGAAGTCTTCTCTACTGCGGTTGATGGTCAAACCAATGTGGAGATCCACGTCCTGCAAGGGGAGCGGGAAATGGCCGCCGATAACAAGAGCCTCGGTACCTTCCGTTTGGATGGCATTCCGCCGGCACCCCGTGGCGTGCCCCAAATCGAAGTCACGTTCGATATTGATGCCAACGGTATCCTCAACGTCACCGCTCGCGACAAAGGCACCGGCAAACAGCAGTCCATTAGCATCACCGGCGCCTCAACGCTGCCTAAGGATGAAGTGGAACGCATGGTGCGCGAAGCGGAAATGAATGCCGCTGCCGATAAAGCCAAACGCGAGAAAATTGAGACCAAAAACCAAGCGGAGCAACTCTGCTATCAAGCGGAGAAACAACTATCCGAATTAGGTGACAAAGTCTCGACCAACGACAAAGACCGCCTCACCTCCCTCATTGCTAACCTGCGATCGGAAATCGGCACTGAAGCTGAGAAGAAACCCATTGAGTCCATTGACTTTGGACGGGTGAAATCGCTGATGCAGGATCTGCAACAAACCCTCTACAGCGTTGGCTCCAGTGTCTACCAAAGTGCGCAGTCCAGTGATGGAACTGGCTCCAGCAGCAGCGGTAGCAGTGGTAGTGGCGGTGATGATGAAGTGATTGACGCTGAGTTCTCGGAAACCAAATAGTCCCGCCCATTGGCAACTTTCTGCCAGAACAAGACTCCTCCTCCCCCTAGGTGAAAGCTTAGGGGGTTTCTCATTTTTGTGAGGGGGTATAGTCACCGTTTTTTCGATCACAGGCTTCTTGTGCTAGGGGAAAAATTCCGATACAATAAAGTTTCTGTCCTTAATTTTTGTTGAGTGCTGAGACCACCCCACCATTGAGGTAAGCATGGCCAAACGCCGCAATCCCAAGAAAGAAAAAGCTCTTCGTAACCAAGCCTATGCTCGCAAGTTTCGCAAGCGTTCTTCGGGTCGCTACAGCCGCCGCCTAAATACGGAGAATCGCCCAGAGACGAAAACCACCGAGACGGTTGAGGAAATGACGGACGCCTAGAGGGCAGTCGGTGATCAAGCGCGCGTTGCCATGGCGAGAGTTCGGGGTTGCGTTTTTAACCGTTTTTTTGGCTGAATTTGCCGATAAAACTCAAATTGCTGTATTTTTCATGGCTGCCCGCGCTGCCTCCCCTTGGTTGGTGTTTTTGGGAGCAGCTTTGGCCTTAGTAACCACTAGTTTGATTGGGGTATTGATTGGTCGCTGGCTATCACAGTACCTCTCAGAACAACGATTACAAACACTGACCGGCAGTAGTCTCTTGGCGATCGCCCTTTGGCTATTGTGGGATATGCTGCACCCAAGCCTTTGATGACCAAAATATCGCCACTTAATGGCGCGAGAAAGTTCCTTCAGTTGACGATCGCCCCCTGCTAAAGTGAGGGGGTTAGCTTAGGCACTGTCTAAGTTTGTGAACCCCTGAGGAGACTGTGGAGAATGCCATCCCAAGTCATTGAACTGTGGTCATCGTTCGTTAGTATTGCCGATGCACCGTTGTTTCGCCTTGGGCGGGAAACGATTTCCCTGCGTTGGCTGTTTCAAGTGGTGCTGTTGCTCATCCTCGTTGCCATTTTGGCGCGCTTTTTCAAGGGGGTGCTGAAAAATCAACTCCTACCGCGCCTTGGTTTGGATTTAGGCAACCGGGAGGCCATTTCCACTGTGATGAGTGGTGCCGGGGGAGCACTGGGCTACATTATTGTTTTGCAAGCAGTGGGGATTAATCTCGATTCCCTTGCGGTGATTATCGGTGGCTTGGGGGTGGGGATTGGTTTTGGTTTGCAGGATGTCACCCGCAATCTCATCAGTGGCCTGACGCTCCTGATTGAGCGCAAAGTGCGTGTCGGCGACTTTGTGGAAATTGAAAACATCAGTGGCTACGTTCAGGAAGTTTCGATGCGAGCCACGGTGATTCAAACTTTTAACGGTTCAAATGTGGTGGTGCCCAATACCTACCTTGCCGATAGTCCGGTGCTGAATTGGTACTATGAAACCCACCGCGGTCGCATTGATGTTCCCATTGGGGTGGCCTATGGGACAGATCCAGTTTTGGTGACGGAAGTCTTGCTCAACATTGCCCATTCTGAACCAGATGTCCTCAGGGAGCCAGCCCCTCGGGTGATTTTCCGTGAATTTGGCGATTCGGCGCTTGAGTTTGAACTTTGGGTATGGACGGATGCCATTGAGCGGCGAGTGTTCATCAAGAGCAGTCTCAATTTCAAGATTGATTATTACTTTCGGCAGCATAATATCTCGATTCCTTTCCCGCAACGGGACATCTGGATCCGCAATGCGCCAGCGCTCTCTCCCCTCAATGAGCCAGCCGAAATGGTAGGCATGCCCTTGGCACCGGCAACGCCCTCCTTAAAGTCGCTGCTTCAGCAGGTGAGCTATTTTCAGTGCATGAATGACTTGCAATTACGCTTTCTCATCGAATCGGGCTACCGCAAGCACTTGGCAGCGAAGGAAATTTTGTTCCGTGCTCAGGAGGCAATCAGTAACTTCTACATCGTATTGCAGGGGCAGATGGCGGCGGTCTATGAAGAGAATGGCGAGCTCAAGCCGATGATGACGTTTAACCCGGGGGAGCACTTTGGCGAGCTACCACTGATGCTGGGGGTGGCCTGCCCAACAACGATGATGGCAATGACGGATACGGTCTTGTTTGTCCTACCACGGGAGGGATTTGAACAGTTGCTAAAAGAACATCCTTCCCTTGCTGATGAGATTGCGGTGGCGATCGCCCGCCGTCAGGATGTCCTGGCGCAACATCAACAGGAGCTTCAGCAACTGAGTCGCCAAGAGTCGGATCAAAGTCGTCCGATTAACTGGATTCGCGATCGCCTGCAAAAACTCCTGAGTTGGTAAAGTGCTCAATCGGTGGCGTCCAGCGTAAATGCGTGCTCCAAGTATTGATGCAGCCGATAGGTACCTGCTTGGTATCGCACCAAGGCCACATCGAAGCGACAGGGATGATCCTGCCACTGGGGCTGACGTTCTAGGAAGGCTTGGGCGGCCAAAATGAGTTTGCGTTGCTTGCTAGGGGAAATCGCGCCAAGGCCATCATAATCCCAGTTGTGGGAACGGCGGGTTTTCACTTCGACAAAGCGCACCACTCCCCGCGGATCACAGACAACAATATCCAGCTCACCCCAAGGGCAAGACCAGTTCTGAGCCAAAATTTGACACTGCTGGGTTTGTAGCCACGCGACAACTACCGCTTCGCCGCGATCGCCCACGTGGCGCATAGCCCCTAGGCTTCAATGGGTTCGAGATTAAACAAGTCTTGGAGGGTCTGCATAGCGCGTTGACGACTCTCTAAATCCCGCTGTGATTGCAGTTGCACTGTTGGATCATGGAGAATCTTGTTAATAATCGTGCGCGTCATTGCTTCAATGACCCCTTGGTGCTTATCACCAAACTCACTGCCTAAGCGGGAGAGGGCTTTTTCCAGCTCTTGGGTGCGAATGGCTTCCATTTTTTGGCGCAGACTGCGGATGGTGGGAATTGTTTCTAGGGCGTGCCACCAAGCCAAAAAGGTCTCCAATTCTTCCTCAAGAATACCCTCGGCCTCTTGAGCCAATTGGCGTCGCGCCTCTTGGTTTTGGGCGACCACTGCTTCGAGATCATCCACATTAAACAGTTGCACGGAGGCCAATTCTGTCACGTTGGCATGGACATTGCGGGGCACGGAAATATCAATGATGGATAGGGGGCGATCGCCCGTGAGCACCGACCCTAAATTCTCGCGATCCAAGAGGGGTTGTGTCGCTGCTGTACCCGTAAAGACCAAATCCATTGCTGCCACAATCGGCAGTAGATCTGTCATCGTAAAGAGTTCAAAGCGTACTTCGGGAAACTGCTGCGCCAGTTCCTGTGCCCGTTCCAAGGAGCGGTTGATAATGCTCATTTCTTTCACCCCTCGGGCAATCAGGTGTTGCACCACCAAGCGGGACATTTTGCCCGCACCGACAATGGCAATGCGGCAGTTCTGGAGATTTTGCAACCGCAGGTCGGCGAGTTCCACCGCCGCTGAGCTAATGGAGACCGCCCCCGTCCCAATGCTGGTTTCTGTGCGTACCCGTTTACCGGCAGCGATCGCCCCCGTAAAGAGGCGATTGAGAATAGACCCAATGGACTTGTACTGCTGCCCTAACTGATGACAGCGCTTCACTTGGGAGAGAATTTGCCCCTCGCCAATCACCAAGCTATCCAAACCCGAGGCCACCCGCATGAGGTGCATCACCGCATCCTGATGCAGCAGGATAAAGAGGTAGGGACGCAGTTGGGGCAGGGGAATATGACTCCACTCACTGAGAAACTGATGCACTTCCCGCACGCCCACCTCAGTGTCACTAGTAACAATGTAAATTTCTAAGCGGTTACAGGTGCTAAGGATGGTCGCTTCCTGAATATGGGCGTAGCCGCATAGATGTTGCAGTGCCCGCTCCCGCACATCCTCTGGCACACTCAATTTTTCGCGCACATCCACAGGGGCGGTTTTGTGACTCAAGCCAATGACAGCAATATTCATAGGAATCGGTTGACGTTCGGCTGCAACTCCATCAATTGTTGTATCAGGATTCTTGAGCCTCCTTCACGCTTGTTTGCAAGTCTTTACTAAAGGAGGATTCTCCCTAACCGAGATTCCTGAGCCAGCCCCTCAGGTCTTCTAGGGTCGCAAAGTCAAGGAGTGCCTCTGCCAAAGTCTCAATCTGAGTGGATGGGAGTTGGCGAATTGCTGCTTCAAGTTCAGCCGGTAAATCCCCAAACCGTCGCCTGAGGAGGCGCAAAACAACCAGTGCTTCTCCCTGCTGTAATCCCTCTTCTCGTGCCTCAGCATAAACTTCTTGGTAAAACCGTGTCCGCTTCAGCTCCTCCGTCGTAAACCCCAGCATGCGCAGCACCTCCTCCCGACTCAGCTTGGTGAACTTGTACAGCACAATGGTAGTGATTAACTCTATTATGGCTTCCAAGTTTGGCGCTCTTTCGGTCTGGCTGCGCTGGGCAAGTAATCGGGCGACTCTGGGCATCTCTGCCTCTGGTACCACCATCAACTGCATCAGGGCAAGGCTCAAGGGCAATTCCGCTGGCGACCCCAGTTCATTCAAATACACCCGCCGCAGGCGATCGCTTTTGACCAACACGTCATAGGGTTCAAAGGAAACTTGTTCGGCTTGGCGATGGGGATAAATGACCACCGCTTGCCAGTCAGAAAAGGTGTGGCGATACAGTCGCAGATAGAGAAAGATTTCCGCAAAGAAGCGTTCGTAGAAGCTGTTATCGCGCTGAAACTGCACCTCACAGAAATAGACGGTTCCTGAGGGGTCAGGGGGTACGAAGACGCCGTCAATGCGAAAGGCCGTTTGCTTGAGTTCCACGGACTCAAAACGATACCCCTGCGGAGCTTCTCTGCCCAAAAGGTCAAACAGTGTCTGGGGCAGCTGGGCAAACAGTTGGTAAAAGAGGGAGTCACGGCGCATTGAGAAATGAGGAAGTACTCACCCATGAAGGAGGGCTTAAGCGAGGACATCAGAATAGGAGCGGCTAGGGAACTCTTGATACACCTGTGTAATAGTGGCGGCGAGCCGTTGCATGCCAAGGGCAATTTCCTCATCACTGGCAGTGAGACTAATACGCAGGCACTCTTGTTTGTGGCGCCACGGCTCGGTCAAGCCGGGGAAAAAGGAACTGCCGGGAACCACAATCACCCCTGCTCGCTTCAGGTGTTGATATAATTCCCAATCTGTCATGGGTAAATCCCGTAGCCACAGCCACGCGAAAATTGCCCCCTCACCGCGATGCAAAAACCAAGGAAGATCCTTGGGCAAAGCAGTTCGTAGGTTTTCTTCGAGAACTGTAAACTTGCGCTGATAAAAGGGACGAATGACATTGACGGATACTTCGGCTAGGGCACCATTGGCAATGGCTAAGGCCGCGATCGCCTGACCATAGCGCGAGGCATGAATACAGGCATTGGTTTGAAAGGCTTCGAGAACACTCAAAATCTCGCGATCGCCAATGGCAATCCCCACCCGTTCCCCCGGTAGCCCTGCTTTTGAGAGGCTGAGGCAGTGGACAATATTGCCGCCAAAAACGGGTGCTAGTTCCGTAAAGTTCAAGCTGGGATAGGGGGGGCCATAGGCAGCATCAATCAACACTGGAACGCCATAGGGGACAGCGAGATCAGCAATTTGCCGCACCTCGACATCCGTGAGCACATTTCCCGTCGGATTGCAGGGACGAGAGAAGATGACGCATCCAGTCGTCTCATCAATGTGGAGTTGTTGAAAGTCGGGACGATACTTAAAGGTGTGATCCGCTTCAAAAATCTCAAGGCGCGGACGATAGGCAACAACGGTATCAGGGGTAAGGCTGACGCCACCATAACCCGTATATTCTGGACTCAAGGGGAGAACGACTTTCTTTAATTCACCGTTGGCGCTAAAGCCCCCAAAAGCATTGGCAGCAAAGAAGTAGATGGCCTGACTGCCGGGGGTGACAAGGACATTGCGCTCCGTCAGGTTCAAACCATAGCGGCGATTAAAATCATCGACAACGGCAGCAATTAGCGGTTCATACCCTTGGCTTGTGCCGTAGCGGCAGACCACTTGGCCAAATTCTGGGCTGGCCATTAGCTCGTGGGTACAGTCGCGCCATAGTTGCTCCACCTCAGGGACAATGAGGGGGTTACCTGCACTCAGGTTAATCAGGTCTTGACCGCGATTCAGGCGCAACGTCTCAATAATATCCTTCATGATTGCCCGAACTCCCGTCAGTTGGGACATTTGCTGGCCAATCTGGGAGAGTGCAGGATTCATAGGCAAAGGACATAGACAGTATTGGTTAGGATAGCATCTGCGCTTCTATTGAGGGACAGATGGAACCAATAGACACGGTCAATGCTGCTATTCGGTGGGTCACTGTAACATAACGTTAGAATAGGCCAAGAACTGTAAGGCATTCATGGCAGCGTTTATCCCCTTTGTTGGTAAACCTTCTTCCCCTTGGCGATCGCTCGTGATTGGGGTGATTGCTGCTGGTTTGATTGGCAGTGGTGGCCTACTGCTGTGGCGATCGCGCCAAACGCCCCTTGATTTAGATCGCTACACCGTACCCGTTCAAGACAGTCGCGATTTAGTCGCTCGCATCGCTGCCACGGGCAAAGTTGTCCCTGTACAAACCGTCAATATCAGTCCAAAACGGGCAGGTCTTCTCGCCGAACTCTACGTTGAGCAGGGCGATCGGGTCAAGGCGGGTCAAATCATCGCCCGTATGGACAACCGCGATGAGCAGGCGCAACTTGCCCAAGCCCAAGCCAACCTCGCCGATGCCATTGCCCGTCGCGATCGCGTGGTTGCCGGTAACCGTGCCGAGGAAATTGCCCAAGCCGAAGCCCAAGTGCGAGCAGCCGCCACCCGTGCTCAATTGGCAGAAGAACGCCTGAAACGCAATGAATTGCTCGCGGCTGAGGGTGCGATTCCCCGCGATACCCTTGATGAATTAAAAGCCAATCGGGATAGCGCGATCGCCAGTCTGCAGGAAGCCCAGAAGCGTCTGCAACTGTTACAGCGGGGTTCCCGCACTGAAGAGATCCGTCAAGCGGAAGCGGCCGTGGCTGCTGCCCAAGCCCAAGTCCAAGCTGCCCGTGCGGCTCTTGAAGATACAGTGATTCGCGCTCCTTTTACGGGCATTATTACCCAGAAGTACGCCAATCCGGGAGCCTTTGTGACACCCACCACCACCGCCTCTGCCACGACCTCTGCCACTTCCACCTCAATTGTGGCCATTGCCCAAGGCCTAGAAATTCTTGCCGAAGTACCGGAAGTGGATCTTGGCCAAGTAGTCGTGGGGCAACCCGTTGAAATCCGTGCCGATGCCTATCCGGGGGAAACCTTTGAAGGACGAGTGCGCTTAGTGGCACCCGAAGCCGTGGTGGAGCAAAATGTGACGTTCTTTCAGGTGCGGGTCTCCCTTGTTACTGGGTTGCAGAAGCTGCGCTCTGGGATGAATGTGGACTTAGATTTTCTGGGACAAAAAATTAACAATGCTCTGCTGGTACCCACCGTGGCCATTGCCGTTGAGCGTGGCCAAACAGGTGTTTATGTGGTGGGGGAAGACAATCGACCAAAATTTCGCCCTGTCACCATCGGCAGTAGCTGGCAGGATCAAACGCAAATTATCAGCGGCCTGAGGGCGGGTGAGCGGGTCTTTATTGATTTTCCGGAACGGCTGCGGCCAAAACAGGAGTAGTTTATGGGCTTGCACCACGTTTCCATTCGCACCGCCAATATTCAGCGGGCGATCGCCTTCTATGAATGCCTAGGCTTTACGATGGATGTCCGCTTTACCACGGGCTATACCCTTGCCTGTTGGCTCAAGGGCTGGCACACCCGCCTTGAACTTGTGCAAGTCCCTGAACCCCACCCTGCTGCTGACCCTTTTCACGATGAGCACTATGTTGGCTACTATCACCTCTCCTTTGATCTCAGTAATCATCCGCATCCTCTAGAAACCTGGCTCCAGCAAGTGGCGCAAACCTTGGCTGCCCAGCAATTGCCCTTTGAGCTACTCCTGAAGCCTAGTCAACAGGTGATTGGTTCCCACCTCTATCACGTCGCCTTTATCCGCGATTGTGATGGTCTACCCCTTGAGTTTTTGCAGTGTCTTGGTTCCTGCTGAAGTCTAAACCCCGATAAAATAAGGGGGTCGAGAGATTTTTGGGTCGTCCATAGGCATGCAACTGCAAACAACCACTACGGCAATTCCAGACTGGTCTGGTGATTTACTGGCGATCGCCGTCTTTCAAACGGAAGGCACCCTCACCCTTACAGATCCCTATACGACCCTCGATCAGCGCCTCAATGGCCTCTTACAAGAACTCATCAG includes:
- a CDS encoding glutamyl-tRNA reductase, whose amino-acid sequence is MNIAVIGLSHKTAPVDVREKLSVPEDVRERALQHLCGYAHIQEATILSTCNRLEIYIVTSDTEVGVREVHQFLSEWSHIPLPQLRPYLFILLHQDAVMHLMRVASGLDSLVIGEGQILSQVKRCHQLGQQYKSIGSILNRLFTGAIAAGKRVRTETSIGTGAVSISSAAVELADLRLQNLQNCRIAIVGAGKMSRLVVQHLIARGVKEMSIINRSLERAQELAQQFPEVRFELFTMTDLLPIVAAMDLVFTGTAATQPLLDRENLGSVLTGDRPLSIIDISVPRNVHANVTELASVQLFNVDDLEAVVAQNQEARRQLAQEAEGILEEELETFLAWWHALETIPTIRSLRQKMEAIRTQELEKALSRLGSEFGDKHQGVIEAMTRTIINKILHDPTVQLQSQRDLESRQRAMQTLQDLFNLEPIEA
- a CDS encoding VOC family protein yields the protein MHHVSIRTANIQRAIAFYECLGFTMDVRFTTGYTLACWLKGWHTRLELVQVPEPHPAADPFHDEHYVGYYHLSFDLSNHPHPLETWLQQVAQTLAAQQLPFELLLKPSQQVIGSHLYHVAFIRDCDGLPLEFLQCLGSC
- a CDS encoding valine--pyruvate transaminase gives rise to the protein MNPALSQIGQQMSQLTGVRAIMKDIIETLRLNRGQDLINLSAGNPLIVPEVEQLWRDCTHELMASPEFGQVVCRYGTSQGYEPLIAAVVDDFNRRYGLNLTERNVLVTPGSQAIYFFAANAFGGFSANGELKKVVLPLSPEYTGYGGVSLTPDTVVAYRPRLEIFEADHTFKYRPDFQQLHIDETTGCVIFSRPCNPTGNVLTDVEVRQIADLAVPYGVPVLIDAAYGPPYPSLNFTELAPVFGGNIVHCLSLSKAGLPGERVGIAIGDREILSVLEAFQTNACIHASRYGQAIAALAIANGALAEVSVNVIRPFYQRKFTVLEENLRTALPKDLPWFLHRGEGAIFAWLWLRDLPMTDWELYQHLKRAGVIVVPGSSFFPGLTEPWRHKQECLRISLTASDEEIALGMQRLAATITQVYQEFPSRSYSDVLA
- a CDS encoding efflux RND transporter periplasmic adaptor subunit; translated protein: MAAFIPFVGKPSSPWRSLVIGVIAAGLIGSGGLLLWRSRQTPLDLDRYTVPVQDSRDLVARIAATGKVVPVQTVNISPKRAGLLAELYVEQGDRVKAGQIIARMDNRDEQAQLAQAQANLADAIARRDRVVAGNRAEEIAQAEAQVRAAATRAQLAEERLKRNELLAAEGAIPRDTLDELKANRDSAIASLQEAQKRLQLLQRGSRTEEIRQAEAAVAAAQAQVQAARAALEDTVIRAPFTGIITQKYANPGAFVTPTTTASATTSATSTSIVAIAQGLEILAEVPEVDLGQVVVGQPVEIRADAYPGETFEGRVRLVAPEAVVEQNVTFFQVRVSLVTGLQKLRSGMNVDLDFLGQKINNALLVPTVAIAVERGQTGVYVVGEDNRPKFRPVTIGSSWQDQTQIISGLRAGERVFIDFPERLRPKQE
- a CDS encoding Rpn family recombination-promoting nuclease/putative transposase; this encodes MRRDSLFYQLFAQLPQTLFDLLGREAPQGYRFESVELKQTAFRIDGVFVPPDPSGTVYFCEVQFQRDNSFYERFFAEIFLYLRLYRHTFSDWQAVVIYPHRQAEQVSFEPYDVLVKSDRLRRVYLNELGSPAELPLSLALMQLMVVPEAEMPRVARLLAQRSQTERAPNLEAIIELITTIVLYKFTKLSREEVLRMLGFTTEELKRTRFYQEVYAEAREEGLQQGEALVVLRLLRRRFGDLPAELEAAIRQLPSTQIETLAEALLDFATLEDLRGWLRNLG